GAGTAAGtcaaagagagcgagagagtgtgtgagagagagagagagcgcgagagagtgtgtgtgagagagagagagagagagcgagagagtgtgtgagagtgatccACATGGGTTTCATTGTTGAAtcttttgattaaatattaatgcAACTTCAGATTCTCAAAAAAAGAATCCACAGACACTGCACAATATAGAGGGGGTAGTAAACAACTAGAGGTCGACCCAtattggattttgccgataactaaggtggtgggaaaggcgaTCGATTATAATCGATTTATAGTGTcaaaaaaaatcttattctttccttactatgatgggcacagacaaagagtgctaaatgaataaaaccccaaatgcagtttatcattcaaccaaaatcccccaaataaccagaaaaaattaagatttcGTGCCTAACGTGGGACTTTTAGGTATAAGCAAGCCTGATACACACCGGGGACTCTTCTCATATTTAAGAAATGGTGCTTTTATTTTGCAAgctaatgcacaaaataatgttCATTAACTAACAGAAAAGAAATGCTCCCTTTAGGTTTCTGAAGGATTCTGAACAGCCAAAGCCTGGATGTTTAAAGGTGAATATAGAAAAAACAggtaaatatagaaaaataaattaaatgaaagaagGAAGAGTTGCATGCACTCAACTACTACCACAAACACAACTCAAGTGGATGCTCCTTTCATTCAGTAGTCTTTAGATGTGATGTTGCCTTAGCAACCTCAACTCAGTGACCTTGTTCTTTCAGCTCTGAAATGATGGGCTGCCCTGCCTGATAAcaggcacagagagagagagagagagaaagagagagagagagaaaatctatttttttcagtttctctCACTAGTTGCTGCGATATAATGATGGCATGTCATTTATAAACATATGAAATAATCTTTCCAACTTAATATAAACACAGAATTCACAAATGAATTGTGGTTTATTATTGATATCTATTAAAAGTAGGGGATTAAAGTTAGCTACGGCCCCATGTAACGTCTCATGTACAAAAATGCACAGCAGGTGAGAAACAATATAAATAActacataaattaataataattgaactCATAAAAGAAGAATggcccatttaaaaaaaagtagatTGGATGGGAGCACAAGTTTCTCTAGTTGACTAAATCAAATACAGGTGAGATGTGTAAGATGTTGCATTCATTTGTGACTTTGTGATCCACATAGTAATAGGAAatagactttatttatttaattatttatttatttgtatccctttttctcccaattttggaatgctcagttcccactacttagtaggtcctcgtggtggtgcggttactcacctcaatacgggtggcgaaggacaagtctcagttggctccgcttctgagatcgtaaattcgtgcatcttatcacgtgactcgttgtgcacgactcacagcgtgtggaggctcatgctactctccacgatccacgcacaactcaccacacgccccattgagagcgagaaccactaatcttgaccacgaggaggttaccccatttgactctaccctccctagcaaccaggccaatttggttgcttaggatacctggttggagtcactcagcatgccctggattcaaacttgcgactccaggggtggtagtcagcgtcaatacttgccggctacccaggcccccccaaagtgaattttcttgataaaaaatatatgatcgtgcctggtaacgtgcatgtaaaatggctagaaatagtaattgaaatcataattgaaaataaaatttgattaaacTCCCAGCCCTACCCTCATGTACAGTGCAGCATGGCTCTCACTGTATATGACGTAACTAACAACTAGTTGTCCAGTGCGGTTCCGTTCACACAGCACAAGTCAGTTCGGTTATAGAGTGCGGTTGTCACTCTCGTAAATAACCAAACTGTGTGTGAACATTACAGTAGTAAAgctgctgtaagcgatttcaaattcggaagctttcacgtgactaagccgttgaattagccacgccccctcattccaaaaccccgccctccaaagataattttgagaccaaaacagagcaaaagagcagcattgtttgttccactggctgtcaaattcaacagtggcacaatagcgccctcaactgacaaacattatgaattacAGCCTCAATGAACCACTTCAAATgtaacactatgagaacgagcaaaatgattgacaggtgaaaagagtCAGTGTCAGTGTCCgcagtcaatactcgctgagctacacaggcctcATGTAAAATGGAGATGGAGAGGTTTGTGTCTTTGCCTTGGGTTAGAATATGCTTTTGTTTGcatgatatacagtactgtagaAATGATGGCTGATTACGTTTACAACCATAAATAAGGTTGTTATTTATGGCCAATAACTGATAtacaatatctatatatatgatACAGATAATAAACctcagaaattattttaaactcaAAACCATGCAATTCTAACACAATAAAACATCTCACTGGTGTAAATCATCTTTAACGCAAAACAGAGTCTTCAGATGGAAATCACAATATTATGAGTATCCACCATGGGAATAACTGTTTTAATGGAGATAATTATGCTATAAGCTACTAATTATATGCTTTTGTGCCCtctgagaaaaagagaaaaacagagaaaaacCCACAACATCCAGAGGAAAACAGCTAATAATGAAGCTTGTTCAAAATGACAGAAAGTACAtttcaaaaataacaaaacttcACATTTTAAAGCATTTGAGATGGATTAAACCCTATTAAAGCCtatttataaaaacatacaagctgcaacagctggctgatcaaatcacagacatagaacaacaatacccggactcagttattattattcttgtggattttaacaaagcaaatctcacacatgaactgcccaaatacagacagcacattacatgccccaccagagacaggaatatactggatcactgctacacaccaataaaggatgcatatcgctctgtcccacgtgcagctttgggactctctgatcaccgtctggcagaaattaaaatcaacaaagccagttgtaaggactgtaaagagatcatacgtcagtttctgtgagggcatatgcatccctactaggacatttgtatcattcaacaatgataatccacggttcacaggaaaactcagacagcttcgtcatgccaaagaggatgcttacaggggtggggataaagtcttgtataatcaggccaggaacacactgaataaggaaatcagagtggctaaaaggatctactctgagaagctgaaaaactattttcagctaacgaccctgcatcagtgtggagtggcctgaaacaacttactaattacaggacttcTACCCCAACCCTGTGggggaccaacgactggctgacgacctgaatgtgttctactgcagattccaaaggcccaatttcacaccccacacgcactcggaccttcacttcacacaaatattaacacctcctgcaacccccccccccccgctacacaacctgcactcaagatctgtgaagacgttGTGTgtcgtgtctttcggaagcaaaggtcaaggaaggcttcaggcccagatggcgtctcaccagcgtgccttcgttcctgtgccaaccagctgcccccatcttcactcagatcttcaaaagatcactggagcagtgtgaagttccctgctgcttcaaatgctccaccattatCCCTGtaccaaagaaacccaaaatcacaggacttaatgactacagacccatcgctctgacgtctgtgcatgaagtaatttgagagtcTGGTGTTGGCCcatctgaaggacatcactggaccctttctggatccccttcaatttacttatcaagcaaacaggtctgtggatgatgcagtcgaCATAGgactgcatcatatcctgcaacatctggacagaccagggacatatgcaaggatccttttgtggACATCAGGAcatcagttcggctttcaacaccatcatcccagctattctccagactaaattaaacaaactctctgttcccaactctatctgtcagtggatcaccagctttctgacggacaggcagcagcttgtgagactggGAAAATTCACTACCAGTACtagtaccatcagcactggtgccccccggGGATGTGTGCCCGCCCTATTAcgcttctccctctacaccaatgactgcaccaccaaggacacctctgtcaagctcctgaagtttgcagacgacattactgtcatcggcctcatccgagatgatgatgagtctgcatacagaaaggaggttgaacagttgtctgtctggtgcagtcaaaacaacctggagctgaacacgctcacaacagtggagatgtttgtggactttaggaggaacaccccaacattgaccccccctcaccattctgaacagcactgtggcatcagtggagtcattcaggttcctgggcactaccatctcacgggacctgaagtgggagacccacattgactcagaaggcccagaagagGTTGTACtcgccattacatacattgcactatacataatatactgtatttttgttctttatataacggatttgtaatagatttgcactacgtgtgagtatgtgggtatgtatgaaggtgagtgtatgtacgtttatgtataataatttatttttattattcttttttttttcttttttttatatatgtcttgttgctgtttttgtattgttgtacactggaagctcctgtcaccaagacaaattccttgtatgtgtaagcatacttggcaataaagctgattcggATTCTGATTATCATAATTCCCcgaaaaatacacacctttggctaaatgtaagccgttggcattaacactaGCTATTTATTAGATAAatgaaattacattaattaattaaacatattacattaattaaatgaaaaaggtCGCACAAGGGGTTAAACCATTCATTTTTCTAGTTAATACCTCAATATATTTGTTCTCAGaccaataaatgtaatattagatTAACTCGATACATGCAATACTCGCTGTCTCCAGCAGATGGCGGAGCGCGTCTCCACAAACCACAAATAAAACCAAAGAACAAGAACTTGCTTCCTCCGGAAAGAAAGGTTGTTGTTTAGCATCGCATGCGTCGTCTGATAAGCTTCTCTTTTAGCAGAATCATAAAGTTAACAACGTAtaatcactgaaaatctttcttAAGGTTTCACCgaactgtttctctctctctctgtgagagAAAGCAGTGAGATACTCAGGTAACCCGGAGTCACCTCATTAATTTATAgatgttttcatgctgtgatgtAATGTTTCTggttcatactgtatatttatttgctATGATTAGTTTGAGCTTTTTGTTGTTTATATTTAGTATAGTTTGGAATACAAACGTTTAAATATGTTTGTCTAAAACTGAGATAATCTAACTACCCATTCAGTGTTCTCTAAACTGATATTTGGCTTTTATAGAATATGCGTTGGATTTCTATTAATCTATTTTTACATTAATGATCAATTATCTAGTTATTAATGTTCTTAAAATCCATGTATATCTCTGAATAAATTGTATAGGTTCTCTGGTGGCCTTCTTGTATGTTGAACTATTTGTTTGTTAATGCACATATATGTggttatatttttaaagaattgtcTAAAAGTGCACTAGTTGCAACATACACAGACAGTACTTGACCATACTAAGTTGTCAAACCAATTATTGTATAGCATTTTTGTTGGTTTTGCTGAAACATGCATATAATAGTATGCTCCGATAACAGAGCAAGTGATCATTtgaatatacacagatcagccacaacattaaaaccacctgattaatattgtgtaggtccccctcgtgctgccaaaacagtgccaacccgcatctcagaatatcattctagcaccaacaaccatgccacatccaaatcactgagatgacatgttttccacattctgatggttgatgtgaacattaactgaagctccagacccgtatctgcatgattttatgcaccgcacagttgccacacgattggacgggctggtttgagtatttcaacagaatggccagactgttttgaactgacaaagtctatggtaactcagataactgctctgtataattgtggtgagaagaatatatctctgaatgctgttctgaggtgcaggttggcgctgttttggtggcatgacacaatattaggcaggcggttttaatgttgtggctgatcggtgtatattgacTGTATTGTCGGCATTGTGATGTGTACGTAGGATGGATCCAGCTCTGCTGAGAGAGCGAGAACTCTTTAAAAAGAGAGCTTTATCCAATCCTACAGTAGAGAAGAGACCAGCATCCTCTGAGCCCTCTGGCTCCTccaagaagaaaaagagcaaaccAGACAAAGAGACATCATCCTCTAAAAACAGCACAGGTCAgagagtatatgtgtgtttatgtatgtttgtgtgtcctGTTGGAGGGCAGAagaaagatttaaaacaaatacaagaAAGCAAAATTggattccattttttttatttcagtgacttttttttaaaattatttattataaaacctTGACATTTTAAAGATCGGCGAGTGTGGAGCTTAAGTGTTGTTTTGAGTGCTTAAATATGCTGTAAAAGattattttcatggaaaagtGTGCAAAAAAGTGTCCTACTCCCATAAAGATATCaattaaataagtgtcctgagatatctcatcgtctctgtgacagctgtagactttttAAACCGCAAGCAAAAATGTGACAGCGGACTGAGGACACTGACACTGactcttttcacctgtcaatcattttgctcattctcatagtgttacatttgaagtggatcattgaggctgtaattcataatgtttgtcagttgagggcgctattgtgccactgttgaatttgacagccagtggaacaaacaatgctgctcttttgctcagttttggtctcaaaattatctttggagggcggggttttggaatgagggggtgtggctaattcaacggctcagtcacgtgaaagcttcagaatttgaaatcgcttacagcagcTTTAATACTGTAATGTTCACACACAGTTCAGTTATTTATGAGAGTGACAACCGCACTCTATAATGGAACTGACTCCCGCAAATTTTCAGTTCTCACAAACAGATTCTCTGCAAACTTGTGTTGTGTGAACGGAACCGCACACAACTAGTTGTTAGTTACGTCATATACAGTGAGAGCCATGCTGCACTGTACATGAGGGTAGGGCTGGGAGTTTAATCAAATTCTATTTTCAATTACGATTTCAAttactatttctagccattttacatgcacatgttaccaggcacgatcatatattTTTTACCATAAGAAAATTTACGATGGGGGGGGGCTGGGTAGCCGGCGAGTattgactaccaaccctggagtcgcaagtttgaatccagggcgtgctgagtgactccagtcaggtctcctaagcaaccaaattggcccggttgctagggatggtagagtcacatggcgtaacctccttgtggtcaccatAATTTGGTTCTATCGGTGGGGctcgtggcgagttgtgcgtggatgccgcggagaatagcgtgaagcctccacacgtgatatgtctccgcggtagcgcgctcaacaagccacgtgataagatgcgcggattgacggtgcggaggcaactgagattcgtactccaccacccggatcgaggcgagtcactacaccaccacgaggacttagagcgcattgggaattccaaattgtggGGGCAAAGGAAGTTagttcacgttggatcataatttctttttttctagtaagatctttgatattagggcaaaaattgtattcttgatgatgatttttatattgttttcctgtaaaaattcttaaaacatgatcaatttgatatatcttgttttagaaacaaaaccgcataagatatttgggtttttcagagaatgtatttttaacaggtgtattttgtgtatgagtttttatagtcaaaacaagtgaaaaaatctaccagtgctggagatgtaatccaaagtatttagcatacgctactgaccttgagtaatctaacggaatgttacaaattacattttacagcctgtattctgtaatctgtagtggaatatattttaaaagtaaccctcatAACCCCGTTGATCACCTACTGCTTTTAAAGATGTTAAAAAAGCactgatcttaatttgtattttaatctatttctattcattgctagtcttgaataattacttaagaacttgaaaccattcttgcATAATGaacatattagttagtgttattatttgttgtggtattgagAATCGGCACATTTCAccaccgactactgaaatttggtATCGTGATAAGGGATAGCCTTTATTGTACGTGGTAGATCAGTAAATGCACGATGTTTCAAAGTCAACGAGGAATCGTGTTAAATAATCGTGATTTCAATATTGAACAAATTTTGGCCTCAGTCAGTTAATTATGATCTAATGGATGAACTCGCACCTCGATTGGACTTATGTTTTTAATAGCACGGTGGCAATTGTGATAAGACATGCTGGTGTTGTGGACATCGCCATCTTTTAGTCACGGTCACTATGGTTACAGGTTTACGTTGTGACTTTGGTTGTTTATACAGACATTGCTACTGTCAGCTGTTGTATGAACGGGACATTTAGTATCATCTCCCATTGCTACTCCTGGATATATTGGGTTTGTGTATGTGGAAGAAAAGTATTGCGTAaggaatttttacatttatttaaaaaaaagtagccACACCCACCATTGTTTTGGaagatgcaataaataaatacattatttaaaccaAGTTTTACCAATACGTCATAGGAAATTGTATCTAAATAAGTAGTTTTAGGGTCAGTATCATTCTGCGAATAGTGAACTTAGGCTGGGTTGTACAATTTGAAGATggcttgttttgttgttttgcctTTTAATCTGTTAGCAGAGGTGTAATATGTGAAAACAGGTGGAGACTTAATGCAATCAGCAGTACTGCGTATTGGCAAATCAGCAATAAGTGATTTGCTGTAGTCTTGTTGTGGATAACTACATCCAGATAAGATTAGGGCAAAATCGAGCTCAAGGAAGCGCATGGTTTTCTGTATGTTGTTgtgctttaaaaaacaaaatttagcAACTGATTAGATCTGGCATGACACCATTTTTGTGCTTGTAGGATTTTATTAGATCAGATAAATACACAATTTTAAGGCATTTGCATTGATGCAGTAATTGGCCTTTAATGTGCTTCTTGTAGATATATGTATACAACAATGATTCTGATATCAACTCTGTAAACATAGTCACATAGAAACATTCCCTTTATTCAAACCATattgtgtgagagtttgtgtgtgttgtaaGGAGGGTCATATATGTAGCTTATGAATTCCACAACACTGACTTGCAAACTATAGGTCATCCCACACAAAAGGAAGGcttcatgtaaacacatttttaaaattcagCATCAAACAAAAGTACTGGAATACTGAATGCAAACTATATTCAGAGGAGACTATGACGTGCACACACAAAAGCAaatttttcctctctttctgatGGCTTTAAATATTCTATATTTCCATCGAGACACCCGTTCTGTGTATTGCTGTTGGAGCTTTTGGGAGTGGAGTGCTTCTCTGTAAATGTGTGGTGTGTTTTTAAGGGACTCCGATCTGGTGAACAGCCCCGTCCATATCTGCAGCCATTTCCACCACTCTCTTGCTGTGGTTCCTACGGTAACCGTGTCTGCTGTCACCATGGTTACAGCTAAACCACCTCATCATGCTGGCGGCGCAGATCGCGGACTGTTTTGTTCTTGGTGAAGCAACCGCAGTCCAGCAGCTCGTAGAGGAGCGCCAGCGTGGCGAGGGAGAGGATGGTGAGGACGAATAGTAGGAGGATGATGAAGCAGGCAACATTCCAGCCGTCATGGAAGGGATAGATCTGCTGGATCAAAGCAGAATTGCTGGACATGTTCATTCTGCAGAGAGACAAATAAACACAGTTAATCATTAAAGAGGAAGATGAGGAAGGAAAGAATGGTGGAATGAAAGATTAGAGAGAAGAATGTGGACATTTAGCAGTTTTATGCTGCTATAAGTGAACATTCTGGAGGGACACGAGCATCAATGAGGTCAGGCACTGATCTTGGGCGATGGGGCGTGGTTTACAGTTGGCGTTCCAATTCACCCCATAGAAGTTCAATGGGGTTCAAGTCTCTGCATTGTGCAGGCAAGTCTCGTTCTTGTACACCAGATGTAGTAAACCATTTCTCTATGGAACCTGCTTTGTAAACATGGGCATTGTCATGCCGGAATAGAAAAGGGCTCTCCCCAAACTGTTGCCACAAAGTTGAAAGAACACGATGCTCTAGAGAGCCATTGCATGGAGCAGCATTATGATTGGTCTTCACTGGAAGTAATGGTGTAGCCAAACTTGTTAATTTGAAGttggtgtccacatacttttcctcatgccagcagccatatcaccatgtagctcaagactggttgcctactgaagctaagcagggctgAGCCTGGTTAGTACCTGGGTGGTAGACCTCCTAGAAAAAACTACGGTTggtgctggaagaggtgttagggttaggaagtccagcagggggtgctcaccctgtggactgtgtaggtcctaatgccccagtatagtgatggagacactatactgtaaaaaggcactgtccttcagaTGAAAGGTTAAACTGAGGTTTAACTCTCTGTGACTTTCTGTGGCCATTAAAAAGTCCCAGGAGacttctcgaaaagagtaggggtgtaaccctggtgcctggccaaattcccccctttggcccttctcaatcaggGCTTCCTAATAATCTGCATCCATTCATTGGCTCattcactctactctctcctctccaccaatagctggtgtgtggttagcgtactggcgcactatgactgccgtcgcatcatccaggtggatgccgcacactgatggtggttgaggagagtcccgttcattgtgtaaagcgctttgagtgtagtgtcagaaaagtgctatataaatgtaacgttcattcattcattcatgtagTGTATATGCAATTCGTAGTTTCTGAATTCTCCATCTTCCTGACACTCAACTACAGGAGCTGGTGGATGATGGATCATGTGAGCTCCACTTTCTTCTGTCCCATTTGTAGGTGCTGCATCAAATCACATCTAGTCAACGAAAGttaccagctctcattgaaaatcaatAAGTTCAGGTCGCTTTGTTGTTGCAAGTGACTGGTCATGTAAATGGGGTCTTAAAATCTTTAGACGTTAGGTTCAAGGGACGTCACAATATCACTATTTCAGTAGTCACTACCAATAGCAGAGAAATGTCAAGATTCTCTAAAAACAAAATTACTACAGGAACAGCTAATATGCTAATGAAAACacttattttaaaagttaaatattaacaaattgtattataataatgGCATGTGAAATTAAGTAAATGGTGATAATAAGAACTAACCATAAATTAAACTAggagcataataataaaaaaaaattaaattctttgTTTGATTGACAACATAGGCTAATAAACAGTCTATTAAAGCTAGGGTATACTTTGTATATTATTTCCACGTGCCGTTCCATCTCACGCAAGGTCGAGCACTAAGCCTTTCAAAGTGTACTGTTTATACCGCGAGCCCATGCTGACACTTCTGATGCAtgcgcactatgactgctttaAGTGCTTTTAGTACAATCAACGGCAGGTGCATGAACCCACAACGCACAAAGATGCGCACTGTCTAGAAAAACTATGCTGCATGTGGACAGTCCTCGCATACTGTACTGATGGCGAAATTTGCATCCAAACGCTGTTCGTGAAATGTACTGGCTAGCAGAaacccgaagtatactttggccttttgGCTGCATACTACAGGTCTACAGGCACGAGAATGTGCGATAATACGCATGTTAGCGTTTACAAACAGCCACTTATCAGGCAGACTACATGTGAGTTACGATTTGGAGTCATACTCTGTACTACCGGAACTGTGTCGACTGGTgtcattgtctttttttattttagtatcaacgatgttcatttaaatatttttttaaagagatccATCAGAAGAGTTGCGAGCAATGTTACCCCAAATGGTATGTACAGTTGCATACTTCAATAATCAATTGGACATAGTATACCATCTTAGCTCATTCAGCATACTATGATTTGGGATGCACTAATCCTAATCTCTTGTGCTATATAGCATGAATTGGAAGTGAATTGTGATGCAGGCATACTAGAGCCATGAATAAGATAAAACTGCTGACCTATTTTGGTTGAGTGgactttgtgtgtgttgtggaggTTTAATGCAAAGTGGATGCTTTAGTAACGTAATGCAGACAGATTGCATTGTGTGGCTTTAGCCTTCTGTTTACAACATTTCTCAAACAGTTAATTGGTTAAAAGACATTCGGATGCTCTTCCAAAGGTTTTTGCATGTCCCATGTTTCTCAGTGTCTGTAAATCAAGATCTGTGCACACTTCTCTATGTGGCGTCAGGACTCTTGTTGTGGATGTAATCAGGTCAGCTGTAACATGAGCCAAGCTAACATTTCTCATGCGTGTCTGATTGTGCGCATACGCTTCTGGAGGAATACAGCTTCACTTTCAATGC
This genomic window from Xyrauchen texanus isolate HMW12.3.18 chromosome 11, RBS_HiC_50CHRs, whole genome shotgun sequence contains:
- the smim18 gene encoding small integral membrane protein 18, which codes for MNMSSNSALIQQIYPFHDGWNVACFIILLLFVLTILSLATLALLYELLDCGCFTKNKTVRDLRRQHDEVV